The Tautonia marina DNA window AGGACAACAGTCCCGGCGTATCATTGAGGGGAGCAACGCCCCGATGACGAAAAAACCCACCTTGCTGGGAAAACCGTATGCTACAAAATTCACATATATCGACATCAACTCAATCGATTTCGCCTGCGAAATCGCCATGCCGATGAAGAATGGAAGCATAACGAATACACCGAGGATACCGGCGGCATTCGCGACAAAGCCGGGCCATCTCGCCAGTCGCTTCAGAGGGGGGCGGGGCCATCGCAAGCTCAATCCCAGCGTGGTCAGTGAGCAAAGCAATATTACAGGGGTGGCGTGGAGTCGGGCGTGGAAGAGAACGGACCACTTGCCAGATTGGTCGTCGAGGTGCCTTGAGGCGGGCATAGCGAGGGCGAGACCGAGCGCGATCGCCGCGATCAGCAAGGCGATGGTTGAGAGAGTCAATCGCTGATGAACGGCTCTTTGCCTCATGAAAGACGATGCCTCACCTAGACGCACGACATGCCGGTCCGGCCCAGCGCCTGATTGCTGCAACCCCCGGAATCCCCTAGCAACCCAGCCGACGTGACTCAACGCAACGATTGAAGGCCCGCTGACGTTCCTGACGTGATGCTTAAACCCACAAGCAGTCCGGCACCAGAGAACGCCTATCATCTTATCGGTGATCGGGGAGCCCAGGAAGGAGAATCGTCTCTCATTCACTGATCGATCGGGAACAACGGCCTTCGAATGTTCCGATACGCAAATCTCCCCGGGTCGATGGCGGTGAGGCCGGGGGTGTCGACTTCGAGGATGCGGCCGGCGATGGGGGCGTAGGCGGCCTTGTAGGCGACGGCGGCCTTGGCGACGAGGATGGAGGAGGAGGAGGGGTCGAGGCCGAGGCTGGTGAGCTGGCCGAGGCTGAAGGGGGGGGTGCGGAGGGTGTTGAGGACGAGGGTGATGGGGCCGGGGAGGTCGATGACGGCGGTGGGCCCCTGGTCGTTGTGGCGACGGCCGCCGTGGCGGGGGGCGTCCTCGATCCAGGTGCCGTCGTGGAGCGATCGGACGACGCCACGGACGGGGACCGGGCCGCCGTAGTCGGGGTGGCTCCGGCCGCCGACGGGGCGCTCGAAGGGCGCGCCGGGGCCGAGGCGAGCGGCCTCGGAGACGGCGTCGGGGTCGTGGATGACGACGACGGCGCCGCGGGCCTGCTGGCGGATGAGTTCGGAGAGGATCACGGTGCCGTCGCCGGGGGTGCCGCCGCCGATGTTGTCGCCGAGGTCGACAAGGACGACGGGCGTGCGGTCGGAGGCGATCGCCAGGCGGACGGCCTCGGCGGCGTCGGGGCGGCGGGCGTCGAGGTCGTGGCGGATCGACCAGAGGCGAGCGGCGAGTTCATCGGCGGCGGCTTGCGCGAGGGAGCGGTCGCCATCGGCCACGGCGATGACGGACGAGCCCATCTCGGGCACGTCGGCATAGGGGAAGCCGCCCATCAGGCTGACCGAGAGGAGGCCGGGGTGGCGTTCGAGGGATCGGGCCTCGTTCATGAGCAAGCGCATCGGCTCGGCGCTTGTGTCCTGGCCGAGCAGGTTGACGATCATCGGCGGCTGGGCGATCGCGGTGACGGGCCGGATTTCGCCGCGGACGGTGCGGGCGATCAACTCGGCGGCGAGGAGCCCGCGCTCGCGCTGATCGACGTGGGGATAGGTCTGATAACCGACCAGAGCATCGGCGTGTTCCGCCATGAGCGGGGAGACGTTGGCGTGGAAGTCGAGCGAGCAGACGAGGGGGCGGTCGGGGCCGAGGGCGGCGCGGAGGCGGCGGAGGACCTCGCCGTCGGCGTCGAGGTGGCGGGGCGTGACCATCGCGCCGTGGAGCGCCACCAGGAGGCCATCGACGGGGAGGCGGGCGAGGGCGTCGGCGATCCGGGCGGTCACTTCGTTGAGCACGGCGTCATCGACCGGCCCGCCGGGGGTGGCCCAGGCCATCGTCGTCGGCACGGCCTCGAAGCCGAAGCGCTCGGCCCCTTCGAGGAAGCCGCCGACCTCGTGGTGGGCCTCTCGCCAGACGGGGATCAGGTCGGGGCCGTCGGCGAGGCTGCCTTCGCGGAACTGCTCAAGGCCGGTCCGGTCGGGGCTGAAGGTGTTCGACTCGTGCATCAGGCCGGCGATGGCGATGCGCATGGGGGGAGGCTCCGATGAGGGATCGGGTAAGATCGAGCGCGGTTCTTGCGTGATTGCCGAGGCCCCCTCACCCCGGCCCTCTCCCCCGTTCGGGGGAGAGGGAGACACTTTCAACCTTCTCCCCCGCGTTACGGGGGAGAGGGTGGCCGCAGGCCGGATGAGGGGGGCGATCCGCAAAGGCGATTCGAGACGCGTACGCAAGTATGGCGCTCGTCGGTGCGACGATCGCCCGAGTTTCCCCATTTGCCCGATCTCCGTCGAGGGGGAGCCGCCGACGATGCCCCGCGTGGTGCTCAACGAAACGGACCTGCATTACGAGGACGAAGGGAGCGGACTCGCGTTGCTGTTCGTCCCCGGCCTGGGAGGGACGCACCGGATGTTCGCGCCGCAGGCGGTGGCGTTTCGGGAGTCCTACCGGGTGATTCGGCCCGATCTGCGAGGCAATGGCAGGTCGGGGAGGCTCGACGGACCGATCGGGACGGTGATCGACCGCCAATGCGACGACCTGGCGAGCGTGCTGGATGCGGTCGGCGAGCGGTCGGTGGTGATGGTCGGCGTCTCGTATGGCGGGGCGGTCGCCTTGCAGTTCGCGCTGAGACACCCGGAGCGGCTCGCGGGGCTGGTGGTGGTCGATTCGTTCGGCGAGTTGCGGGCGAGCCGGCCGATGGAGGGGCTCTTGCTGCTCGGATCGTACCTGACGCTGGGGATGTACTACCTGCCCCGGCCGGTCCTGAAGGGACTGGCCGGCCTGTTCTTCCGGCGCTGGCCGACAGCGCAGGCGGCAATCCCCGAGCTGGTCGATGGCTTCCGGCCGACCGAGGCGGTCTTGCAAAGCATCGCCATGTGCCGGATCGACGCGGTTCGCCAGGCCGGGCAAATCACCTGCCCAACGCTCGGGATCGTCGGCGGGGCGACCCGCACGGCGATCCGACTGATGGAACGTGCGATCGGGCCGATTCCCGGTGCGCGGCTTGAGGTGATCCCCGAGTCGTTCGACCCGAGCAACCTCTGTCAGCCGGAGGCGTTCAACCGCCTGCTCAGCGTCTTCCTGGCGGAGATCGACCAGACCTAACGTCCTGAGGATTCAGGACGCTGGGGCACGAATGGCCCCAGCGTCCCCATCCAATCCCTTGCGGTCCTGTCCATGCCGGGGCGGTTACGAGCCGCTTCCCCCGGCATCGAGCGAATTCCTCTGGCCAGTGCGAGCGAGACGACCGATCACGCGAGGATCGGGGCAATCGGCGAGCCGTAGGACACAGGGATCGGCCGGTTGAGCTGGTCGCGCAGCTCGGTCGAGGGGTCGATGCCGAGGCAGTGGAACATGGTGGCGGAGATGTCGTCGGGCGTGCAGGGGTCGGACTTGGGATAGGCCCCCGAGGCATCCGACGCGCCGTGGACATAGCCGCGCTTCAGCCCGCCGCCGGCCATGAGGATCGTGTAGCACTGCGGCCAGTGGTCGCGGCCGGCGTCCTTGTTGATGCGGGGGGTCCGGCCGAACTCGCCGGTCCAGACGACCATCGTGTCATCGAGCAGACCGCGCTCGTCGAGGTCTTCGAGCAGGGTGGGCAGGGTCTGATCGGTGATCGGCAGGCGCGAATTGCGGAGCGTGTTGAAGTTGTCCTTGTGCGTGTCCCAACCGCCGATGTTGGGGGAGTAGTAGACAGTGACGAATCGCACGCCGGCCTCGACCAGGCGGCGGGCCATCAACACGCTCTGGCCGTAGGTGGTGCGGCCGTAGCGTTCCCGGACAGAATCCGGCTCGGAGTGAATATCGAACGCCCGCTGGGTTTCGGGAGAGGTGAGCAGGTCGAAGGCCCGCTGCTGGTAGGCGTTCATCCCCTTCACGGCGGCCAGTTGGTCGCCGAGCCGGGCGAACTGGGTCAGCTCCGAGAGCATCGCCCGCCGGTCGCCGGCGCGGTCGGTGGGGACTTCGAGCGGCAGGCTCAGTTCCTCGACCGAGAACTCCGGCTTGTTCGGATCTTTCAGAATGAACAGCGGGTCGTGCTGCTTGCCAAGAAAGCCGGCGAACTCGCCAGGGGTGCGGAACGGGCCGTCGGCGATCATCGTAGGCAAGGAGACGGCGGTGGGGATCGTCGGCGGGCTGGGGGCGAGCTTGTCGACGATCGACCCATAGGCCGGGAAGTCGGTCGCCGTGGCGTTGGCCGTCACAATATCAATGAGCGGCTTGTGACCAGTCAGGGAGTAATAGGTGGCCGAGTTGTGCGCCCCGGTCCGGTGATTGACCGATCGGACGAGACAGACCTTGTCCATCACGGTCGCCATCTTCGGCAGCAATTCGCAAACCTGGACGCCAGGGAGGTTTGAGGCGATCGGGTTGAACTCCCCTCGAATCTCGGCCGGGGCGTCGGGCTTCATGTCGAACGTGTCGTGATGACTCGCGCCGCCGAACTGGTGCAGGAAGATGACCGACTTCGCCTTGACCGGCAATCCCAGGCCCGAGCCCTCGGCCTTTAGCACATCGGCCAGGCCCAGCCCAAGCCATCCCAGAGCCCCAATCTGAAGGATCTGGCGGCGCGACGTGCGTGTCTCGAAAAACTCCCGGCAACCGATTGGCTCGTGGCGCATCGCCTTTCTCCTCCATCGTTCGGGGAATCGGCCTCGCGTTTCGGGCCTCTGCGCGTTTAATATCTTATAAACAGTCAAGGCTCGGGAAACCACCCCGATCTGATTTCGACCCGACCGACCGACCGTGAGGAGGTCATCATGACCGACCGGCCGATCCCGCCCACTCATCAATGGCTGCAGGTTGCGCTCGCCATTCTGGTGCTGATGCTCGCCTCATCTTCCGTCATCGCCGATGAGCAAGAGGCACCGCTTCGCCTGACGATCGAACCGGCCTCCCTTCACCTGGACGGAGCCCGGAGCGAGGCACAACTGATTGTCACCGGCCACTTTGCCGACGGTTCAGTGCGCGACCTGACCGCCGAAGCCGCGCTCGAAACAAGCGGGGATTCGGTGGTCAGCGTCGAGCGGGCCGGCCTCCTGCGGCCTCGGAGCAATGGCCGGTCGGAGGTCGTGGCCCGGGTCGGAGAGGTCGAAGCCTCGGCGATTGTGACGGTCGATCGGGCGGAGGTGGCCGACCCTCGGCGGTTCGAGCATGAGGTCTTGCCCGCCCTGACGAAGGCCGGGTGCAACGCGGGGGCCTGCCACGGCACCCCGACCGGCAAGGACGGCTTCCGCCTGAGCCTTCGCGGGTACGATCCGGTGCTCGATTACGCGAGCCTCGCCCGAGAGGTCGGCAACCGTCGGGTCAACCCGTTCGATCCGGAGCAAAGCCTGGTCTTGCTGAAAGGGTCGGGAGCCGTGCCGCATGAAGGAGGCGTCCGGTTCACGCCGGATGACCCGACCTATCAGATCGTCCGCGACTGGATCGCCGAGGGGCTTCGTCCCGAACCCGAGGGCTTGCCCAAACCGGTCGCCCTGGAAGTCTCGCCCGGCGACCGCGTGCTCGATCTGCCGAGCACGTCGCAACAACTGTCGGCCCGGGTGGTCTTCGACGACGGATCGAGCCGCGATGTGACCCGACTGGCCCGGTACGAGTCGTCGGATGAAACCATCGCCACGATCGAACCGGGTGGCCTCGTCCGCAAGGTCGGCACGGGGGAAACGACCATTCTGGTCAACTTCGAAACTCAGGTCGCCACCGTCCGCCTCATCTTCCGAGAGCCGCTCGACGGGTTCGCCTGGTCCGATCCTCCTGCAAACAACTTCATCGACGAGCACCTCGCCGCGAAGTGGGAACTGCTGAGGCTGACGCCCTCGGAGCTTTCTGACGATACGACCTTCCTGAGGCGCGTGTCGCTCGGCGTGACCGGCCTCCCGCCGACCCCGGAGCAGATCCGGGCCTTTGTGAGCGATTCATCACCCGAGAAGCGGGAGCGGGTGGTCGACAACCTGCTCAACAGTACCGAGTATGTCGACTTCTGGACGATGAAGTGGGCCGACCGGCTCGGGTGCAATCAGCGCTACACGGGGCACAAGGGGGCGTTCAGCTATTACCGCTGGATCCGGGACCAGGTCGCCGAGAACACGCCCTTTGATGAATTCGTCCGTTCCATTGTGACCGCAAAGGGGCCGAACTACTCGAACCCGCCCGCCAGTTTCTACCGGCGCATCCGGAACCCGGAGGAGCGGGTCGAGACGGTCAGCCAGCTCTTTCTCGGCCTCCGGCTCCAGTGCGCCAAGTGCCACAACCACGTGGCCGACCGCTGGACCCAGGACGACTACTACGGCATGGCCGCCTTCTTCAGCGAGGTGAACTACAAGAACGGCCCGCAGTTCTTCGCCCAGTATAACAAGGAAGAAACCGTCTACCTCCGCCCCGGCCGCGAGGTCCGCCAGCCCCGTACCGGCCAGGTGATGGCCCCGAAGCCGCTAGGGGCTGAACCGTCCGACATCCCCGAGGGAGGTGACCGCCGCGAGGCCCTGGCCGACTGGATCACCTCACCCGACAACCCCTTCTTCGCCAGGGCGGCCGTCAACCGCATCTGGCATCACCTGATGGGCAAGGGGATTGTCGATCCGGTCGATGACCTCCGCGCCTCGAACCCTCCCATCTCCGAGGAATTGCTCGATGCCCTGGCCGACGACTTCGTGGCCCACGGCTTCGACGTAAAGCGGACGATCCGCCTCATCTGCACGAGCCGCGCCTACCAGCTCTCGGCCGAGCCGAACACCTTCAACGCCGGGGACGACCGCTATTTCTCCCGGTCGCTCGTGGAGCTGCTCCCGGCTGAGGTCCTGCTCGACGCCATCTCCCAGGCCACCGGCGTGGATGAACAGCTGTTCCACCTTCCCCCCGGGACGCGGGCGGTCGAGGTTCCCGACGGCGAGTTCAATCACCCGTTCCTGCGGACGTTCGGCCAGCCCTTGCGGTCGGAAGCGTGCGAATGTGAACGCGAGGAAGATTCCACGCTTGAACAGGCGTTGCAACTCGTCGGCGGTCGTACGGTCCACCGCAAGGTCAGCGCCGAGGAGAACCGGATCGGCCGCCTGATGGCCTCGGGGGCCGACGATGCAAGCGTGATCGAGGAACTCTTCCTCGCCACCCTCTGCCGCTTCCCGACCGAGAGCGAGACGGCCCTGGCCCTCGATCGGCTCGACGCCGTCACCGACGACGCCGACCGCCGCCGGGTGGCCGAGGACCTGCTCTGGTCGTTGCTCAACCACCCGGAATTTTTGTTCCGGCATTGATCGATCAATCCGGCGCGGGCGACTCCAGGACCGGATCGCCCGGTTTCGCGGGGCGTGGTTGATCATCGGGCAGGGGGTAGATGATGTCCCCCTGCCCGATTTGATTGCGCGGCAGGACGAAGGCCCCGCGCTGATCCACCGCATCGGGCCCGATGCTGTAGAGCACGATGACCGGCATCCCGCTCGGCGAGGGTCCGCGCGGGGCCCCCAGCAACCAGTTCAGCGAGCCGATGACGTGCAACGCATCGGTCGATGACCCGACGTAGCCGAACGACTGGCCGGGCTTGTACGGGTCGTCGGGCAGGCGGTCGAGTTCCGACGGCACGAGGTCCTGGAGCCGGTCGGGCCACTGGCCGTCGTGCTCAAGCTGCCAGGCCCGCAGGGCGAAGATCTGGACCAGGGCGCGCCGATCGACCTCGTTCTGGTCATTCGCCCGGATCATCGGGGCGAGCATCGGGGGGAGGAGTTGCTCGGCCAGGGGAGACGCCTCCAGCAGTTGCGCCTCGCGTTGCACACGGTATGGCTCGTAAATCACCGAGCGGAACGGCCCCCGATCCAACCCGATGCGCCAGTCGCCAAGCACCGTCCGCAGCACCCGCCGCGCCCGCTCGATCTCCCAGGGGGTGCTGATGGCCCCCGTCCAGGCGGCGATTTCAGGGGTGACGCTCCCCTGAGATCGTGAAGGCGTGTTGCTCCGTGCCAGGCCATCCCGCAAGGTCTCGCGCGGGAGGTCGAGCGTCTGCTCGGCGACCACCTGCTCGGTCGCGATCACGAGCAGGGGATCGGGCGGAGGATCGAGCGCTTGAAACGATTGGAGCGCGTTGCGAAGCAGCTCGGGCGTCTGTCGCTCGCTCATCGCCCAGTTCATCGCCCGGCGCAGAGTTTGTTCCTCGATGTGTAGGAGGAGGGACGCATTCCTTGCCGTCCGGGGTTCGAACGACTGGCGAGACATGCGAAAGAGGGTGAGCAAATCCTCCCACGCGCCGTCCATGTCGCCGATCTGCCGGCGTCGATCAGCCACCACTTGGAGGAGTTGGGCCGGTATCACCGGATCGAATTCCGAGTCGCTCCCCCCGAAGGCAGTGCGCCCGTCCAGCCAACCGAACCGGACGAACGGGCGATTACTGGCGCGTCGGGCAAATTCAATGGCTTCGGCATGAGCAGCGATCCAGGTCTGTGCATCGGGTAGGCGATCGAGATCCTCGCTGCTGAGAATCATCGGCCGGCCCATCCCCTCGGCCATCACGCGATCCAACTGGACCGCCCTGAACGCGATCTCGGCCTTGCGGTAGAGTGGGCCGGCGTCATCCCCCTTGTCTGCCTGGGACACGGTGAGTTGAGAACGAAGATCCGCGGGTAAGGGGCCGGGGTCGGGCATCGACCAGGCGCGCAGGCCGACGTACAGGGGGAGCAACGTCCCCACGAACAGAAGCACCAGTCCCCCCAGGCGAAGCCACCGCGACGCCCCCGGCCGGTCGAGCATCCAGGGGCCCGTCCAGGCCCACGATACCGCGAGCAAGGCCAGGGGCAAGACGATCGTCCACCGGGGATCGAGCAACCGGATGTCGATCATGATCCCGACCGGCACGATCAAGGCCACCAGCAGCACCACGCCGATCAGGGCCGCCGTGATCCCCCGCCGAATCGCCATGCCGCAGAGCAATCCCACCGAGAAGCTCGCCAGGGTCAGGCCCAGGTAGACCACCGTTGCATCGACCAATTCGAGAGTCGGCCTCGGTCCGACGGCGAGGAGAAACAAGCTTAGGAGAACCCAGATCATCATGAGTCCCACCCCCCAGACCGCCAACTTGATCGGCCAGACGATGGCCGGGCGGACCCCGTGATGGGTCAGGAGCAGGAACGACCGGCCACGCTGCTCGGCGTGGAACACCCCCACGCCCGCCAGCAACGCCACCACGGGGCAGAGGAAGAGCGCCAGGCCGAACGGATCCAGGCCGTAGATCACATCGGCCGCGAGCCACCCCAGCACCGGGACCCCCAGGCCCAGCAGCGCCAGGTACTGCCATGCCGATCGCGCCTCCCGCGATGCCTGCCAGGCAAGGCTGGCCAGGGTCCGGGTCCAGGACGACCCGGAGGAAGCACGAATGGACATGGGATCGCTCGGCGACGCGACGGAGTGTTCCATGCGCGGTGGTTCCGTTCGAACACCACCCCAGGAGCGATGCGGCGGCCCGGAGGCGAGGAAGATCACTCGGGAGAGTCCGGCAGTGGCAATCGCGATCCACAGTCGGATCGGCGTCGAGGCTGGCATCAAGATCGTCGGAGTCGATTCGCCAATCACCGGCGCCAGCGCGGGCAAGAGCAGGAGCAAGCAACATGCCGCTACCGCCGCCGCCGCCAGCACGTTCGGCACGAGGGCCGACCAGAACAATCCCCAACCGATCGCCTCCAGAATCAGAGCAAGCACCAGGGCCAGGGCTCCGAGCGTCGCTCCCATCCCTCCGAGTCGATCGAATGCCCCGGCACTCACCTGCGTGGCCGCGACCAGCAGCAAGACAAGCGTCAACGCCAGCGACGAGACGACCGCAAACGACGCCTTGGCATCCCAGAGGCGCGCCCTCGGCGCCGGAAGCGTATCCAGTAGGCGCAAGGTCCCGTTCTCGCGCTCGCCGGCGATCGCGGCCGTCGCAATGGCCAGGGCATACAGGCCGGAGAACAGGATCGCGAAACCCCAGATGCTCGTATCGATCCCGTCCTCATTGGGCAAGTAGCGACCGGCCAGCAGAAAGCCGACCAGCGCCATCACCGCGATCGCCACCCAGGCCGGGCCGAACTGCCGGGCGTCTTTCCACCAGAGCCGAGCAAGCATGAGCGGGCCTCCCTCAATCAGGTCAACGTTTGAACAAACAGGAACCCGATCAGGCCACATGAACCTCGGACGGAGAACCGGTAGGCGTCGGCCGACGCGATCGCATGTAACCAAGATAAATGTCTTCGAGCGTGGGAACTTCGATTTCAACCGACTCGACCCCCGGCAAGGCCCGCAGCGCTTCGCAGGCGGCCCGATCACGAGCCCGGACCAGCCAGTGAGCCTGGCGAGGAGCGTCGGCCGCGTCGATCAGTTCGATGGGCAGATGATCGGGAGGGGCGTCCGGATGGGAACGATCGCCAAAGGTCAGCGCCAGCAAGAAGGTCCGCGACCGAAGCTGATCGAGCGGCTCGGCCAGCAGCAGCTTCCCGCCGTGGATCAGGGCCACGTGGCTCGCCACCCGCTCCACCTCGGCAAGCTGATGGCTGGAGAGCAAGACCGTGCGGCCCGACCCGGCCAGGTCCACCATCTGCTCCAAAAACTCGCGGCGGACCATCACATCCAGGCCCGAGGTCGGTTCGTCAAGGATCAACAACCCCGGATCGCCCGCCAGGGCGAGCGAGAGGCTGACCTTGGCCCGCATTCCCTTGGACAAGGTCTTGATCTTGCGAGTTGGGGGCAGGGCGAATCCCCGGATCAGGTCGTTGAACCGCGACTCATACCCGACCGACCCACCGGGGCCTTCGGTGTGGAACCCGGCGGCAAACCAGCCGATCTCGGCCGGGGTCATCCAGTCGTAAAGGGCCGGGACCTCGGGCACGTAGCCAACGCGGCGCCGCACGGCCAGGCCCTCTCGGCTCGGGTCGAGCCCCAGCACGCGGGTCTGGCCGGCGTCGGGGGCGAGCAGGCCGAGCAGAACCTGAATGGTCGTCGTCTTGCCCGCGCCGTTCTCGCCCAGCAGGCCGAAGACCGCCCCCTCGGGCACGTCGAGCGAGAGGTCATAAACCGCCGTCACTCCTCGGAATTGCTTCACGAGGCGATCGATTCGGATGGCCGCATCCTGTTGCGTCATGACTGTGCCCCCTCGTGTTTGGCCGCGATGCCGGACTCACGCCACTGGTCGTGCAAGATCCGTTCAATTTCCGATGGTTCCAGCCCGCTCCGCCTCGCCTCGTCGATCGCCGCTCGGAGGCGATCGCGGACGTAGGCCCGGCGGGACGCCTGGCAACGCTCGGGAGCCTCGGCGGTCACGCTCAGGCCGGTGCCTCGAACCGCATCGAGCAGCCCTTCGGCCTGAAGCTCCCGATAGGCCCGCGCCACCGTGTTCGGATTGACCACCAACTGCTTCGCCAGTTCGCGGACGGAAGGGACCAGCTCACCCGGCCGCAAAGCCCCAGACGCCACCGCGAACCGCACCCGATCGGCAATCTGAGCGTAAATTGCCCGATCATCCCCCGGGATCAGGCCGAGTAAGAGCATCGCTCAGGCCCTCCGTTCTGGTGTATTATTGAACTCACACACTATAGCGCCGACGCGGCCGTGAATCAAGGGGGAATTCGAGCGGGGGGTTTTCGTTACCCGGATCGAATCGGTTCGGAACAAAGGCTTATCTTCATTTTTTCAATCAAACGAGACCGGTGAATCCGGTGCAAGTTTCTGGGACGGAGGGAGCGACCGAGGGGATTCCTGGGCTGATCGGGGCGTTCGCTCGGTCAGAATACGCCCTTGCTCCAGCCGGAACCGACAGTCGGCGAGGAGGTCGGCTTCCTCTGGGTTGTGAGTCACATGCAGGGTGGTGACCCGTGTCGTGCGCTGGATGGTTTGAAGCAGTTCGATTTGTTGCGATCGCGTCTCGGCATCGAGCGCGCTGAGCGGTTCGTCAAGACACAACACCCGAGGTTGAAAGGAAAGGGCTCTCCCGATCGCGACGCGCTGACGTTCGCCACCGCTGAGCCCTCGGGGCAAGCGATCGAGCAGGTGGGCGATCCCCAGCAGTTCCGCCAGCAA harbors:
- a CDS encoding M81 family metallopeptidase — protein: MRIAIAGLMHESNTFSPDRTGLEQFREGSLADGPDLIPVWREAHHEVGGFLEGAERFGFEAVPTTMAWATPGGPVDDAVLNEVTARIADALARLPVDGLLVALHGAMVTPRHLDADGEVLRRLRAALGPDRPLVCSLDFHANVSPLMAEHADALVGYQTYPHVDQRERGLLAAELIARTVRGEIRPVTAIAQPPMIVNLLGQDTSAEPMRLLMNEARSLERHPGLLSVSLMGGFPYADVPEMGSSVIAVADGDRSLAQAAADELAARLWSIRHDLDARRPDAAEAVRLAIASDRTPVVLVDLGDNIGGGTPGDGTVILSELIRQQARGAVVVIHDPDAVSEAARLGPGAPFERPVGGRSHPDYGGPVPVRGVVRSLHDGTWIEDAPRHGGRRHNDQGPTAVIDLPGPITLVLNTLRTPPFSLGQLTSLGLDPSSSSILVAKAAVAYKAAYAPIAGRILEVDTPGLTAIDPGRFAYRNIRRPLFPIDQ
- a CDS encoding alpha/beta fold hydrolase, translating into MPRVVLNETDLHYEDEGSGLALLFVPGLGGTHRMFAPQAVAFRESYRVIRPDLRGNGRSGRLDGPIGTVIDRQCDDLASVLDAVGERSVVMVGVSYGGAVALQFALRHPERLAGLVVVDSFGELRASRPMEGLLLLGSYLTLGMYYLPRPVLKGLAGLFFRRWPTAQAAIPELVDGFRPTEAVLQSIAMCRIDAVRQAGQITCPTLGIVGGATRTAIRLMERAIGPIPGARLEVIPESFDPSNLCQPEAFNRLLSVFLAEIDQT
- a CDS encoding DUF1501 domain-containing protein — encoded protein: MRHEPIGCREFFETRTSRRQILQIGALGWLGLGLADVLKAEGSGLGLPVKAKSVIFLHQFGGASHHDTFDMKPDAPAEIRGEFNPIASNLPGVQVCELLPKMATVMDKVCLVRSVNHRTGAHNSATYYSLTGHKPLIDIVTANATATDFPAYGSIVDKLAPSPPTIPTAVSLPTMIADGPFRTPGEFAGFLGKQHDPLFILKDPNKPEFSVEELSLPLEVPTDRAGDRRAMLSELTQFARLGDQLAAVKGMNAYQQRAFDLLTSPETQRAFDIHSEPDSVRERYGRTTYGQSVLMARRLVEAGVRFVTVYYSPNIGGWDTHKDNFNTLRNSRLPITDQTLPTLLEDLDERGLLDDTMVVWTGEFGRTPRINKDAGRDHWPQCYTILMAGGGLKRGYVHGASDASGAYPKSDPCTPDDISATMFHCLGIDPSTELRDQLNRPIPVSYGSPIAPILA
- a CDS encoding DUF1549 domain-containing protein → MTDRPIPPTHQWLQVALAILVLMLASSSVIADEQEAPLRLTIEPASLHLDGARSEAQLIVTGHFADGSVRDLTAEAALETSGDSVVSVERAGLLRPRSNGRSEVVARVGEVEASAIVTVDRAEVADPRRFEHEVLPALTKAGCNAGACHGTPTGKDGFRLSLRGYDPVLDYASLAREVGNRRVNPFDPEQSLVLLKGSGAVPHEGGVRFTPDDPTYQIVRDWIAEGLRPEPEGLPKPVALEVSPGDRVLDLPSTSQQLSARVVFDDGSSRDVTRLARYESSDETIATIEPGGLVRKVGTGETTILVNFETQVATVRLIFREPLDGFAWSDPPANNFIDEHLAAKWELLRLTPSELSDDTTFLRRVSLGVTGLPPTPEQIRAFVSDSSPEKRERVVDNLLNSTEYVDFWTMKWADRLGCNQRYTGHKGAFSYYRWIRDQVAENTPFDEFVRSIVTAKGPNYSNPPASFYRRIRNPEERVETVSQLFLGLRLQCAKCHNHVADRWTQDDYYGMAAFFSEVNYKNGPQFFAQYNKEETVYLRPGREVRQPRTGQVMAPKPLGAEPSDIPEGGDRREALADWITSPDNPFFARAAVNRIWHHLMGKGIVDPVDDLRASNPPISEELLDALADDFVAHGFDVKRTIRLICTSRAYQLSAEPNTFNAGDDRYFSRSLVELLPAEVLLDAISQATGVDEQLFHLPPGTRAVEVPDGEFNHPFLRTFGQPLRSEACECEREEDSTLEQALQLVGGRTVHRKVSAEENRIGRLMASGADDASVIEELFLATLCRFPTESETALALDRLDAVTDDADRRRVAEDLLWSLLNHPEFLFRH
- a CDS encoding ABC transporter permease subunit, translated to MLARLWWKDARQFGPAWVAIAVMALVGFLLAGRYLPNEDGIDTSIWGFAILFSGLYALAIATAAIAGERENGTLRLLDTLPAPRARLWDAKASFAVVSSLALTLVLLLVAATQVSAGAFDRLGGMGATLGALALVLALILEAIGWGLFWSALVPNVLAAAAVAACCLLLLLPALAPVIGESTPTILMPASTPIRLWIAIATAGLSRVIFLASGPPHRSWGGVRTEPPRMEHSVASPSDPMSIRASSGSSWTRTLASLAWQASREARSAWQYLALLGLGVPVLGWLAADVIYGLDPFGLALFLCPVVALLAGVGVFHAEQRGRSFLLLTHHGVRPAIVWPIKLAVWGVGLMMIWVLLSLFLLAVGPRPTLELVDATVVYLGLTLASFSVGLLCGMAIRRGITAALIGVVLLVALIVPVGIMIDIRLLDPRWTIVLPLALLAVSWAWTGPWMLDRPGASRWLRLGGLVLLFVGTLLPLYVGLRAWSMPDPGPLPADLRSQLTVSQADKGDDAGPLYRKAEIAFRAVQLDRVMAEGMGRPMILSSEDLDRLPDAQTWIAAHAEAIEFARRASNRPFVRFGWLDGRTAFGGSDSEFDPVIPAQLLQVVADRRRQIGDMDGAWEDLLTLFRMSRQSFEPRTARNASLLLHIEEQTLRRAMNWAMSERQTPELLRNALQSFQALDPPPDPLLVIATEQVVAEQTLDLPRETLRDGLARSNTPSRSQGSVTPEIAAWTGAISTPWEIERARRVLRTVLGDWRIGLDRGPFRSVIYEPYRVQREAQLLEASPLAEQLLPPMLAPMIRANDQNEVDRRALVQIFALRAWQLEHDGQWPDRLQDLVPSELDRLPDDPYKPGQSFGYVGSSTDALHVIGSLNWLLGAPRGPSPSGMPVIVLYSIGPDAVDQRGAFVLPRNQIGQGDIIYPLPDDQPRPAKPGDPVLESPAPD
- a CDS encoding ABC transporter ATP-binding protein, which codes for MTQQDAAIRIDRLVKQFRGVTAVYDLSLDVPEGAVFGLLGENGAGKTTTIQVLLGLLAPDAGQTRVLGLDPSREGLAVRRRVGYVPEVPALYDWMTPAEIGWFAAGFHTEGPGGSVGYESRFNDLIRGFALPPTRKIKTLSKGMRAKVSLSLALAGDPGLLILDEPTSGLDVMVRREFLEQMVDLAGSGRTVLLSSHQLAEVERVASHVALIHGGKLLLAEPLDQLRSRTFLLALTFGDRSHPDAPPDHLPIELIDAADAPRQAHWLVRARDRAACEALRALPGVESVEIEVPTLEDIYLGYMRSRRPTPTGSPSEVHVA
- a CDS encoding GntR family transcriptional regulator; its protein translation is MLLLGLIPGDDRAIYAQIADRVRFAVASGALRPGELVPSVRELAKQLVVNPNTVARAYRELQAEGLLDAVRGTGLSVTAEAPERCQASRRAYVRDRLRAAIDEARRSGLEPSEIERILHDQWRESGIAAKHEGAQS